The genomic stretch GGCGAGGGCTGCCGCAAAGCCGAAAATGGCGTAGCCCCATTCGATCATCCAGTTGGTCAGGCCGCTGTAGGAAACGATCTTGTCGAGATCGTCAAGGTCCCCGGAAAAATCCCTTCCCCACCAGCTCTCGACCTTGAGATAGAGAAAAAAATCACCGAACCGGAAATAATGGTACAGAAAAAATGCCAAGGCGCCACTCGGAGCCAAACAGAGGGGCAGGACCGATCGGCTGAAAAGCGCTTTCCAGCCTTGGGTCTGAATGAATTCGACCAGTAGTGGAAAGAAAAGGAAGACCCCTGCCATGCGGGTTGCCGAGGCGAGTGCCGCAAACAGTGCAGCAGCCCAGAATCGTTTCTGGAAAGCGAAATAGAACGTGGCGATGGAAAAGAACAGAAACATCGCTTCCGAGTAAATGGCATTGAGAAAGAAGGCTGTCGGAAAAACGAGCAGAAAAATGGTTGGCCAAAGCGGGTCGATTTCGGGATGAAATCGCTGCGCCAGTCTGGTCAGAAGAGCGACACTTCCAGCGAGAAACAGGGAGCTGACGATCCAGCCGGCCAGAATCAGATTTCCCCCTGTCAGGTAGCTTACCAGCCGAATGGCTGCAGGGTACATCGGAAAGAAGACGACATTGGAAAACTGGTTCTCCCCGCGCATGTAATAGCCGTTTTTGGCCACATCCAGAAACCAGATGGAATCCCACTTGGCGTGAAGTTTGATGACATCCCAATGATGCGGCGTCCTGAACGTTTTCGGATTGATCCAGGAAAAGGCGCGATCCGGCATTAGATTGAGCCGGTTGAGCCCAAGCAGGGCATAACCGTTGATTACAAAGAGCCAGATGCAGACAAGGCCGATGTTTCGAAGAATCTGCTGTTTTTCGTGGGCATGGAGCATGAATGATCGTTCCAGAAAAGATGGGGAATCGCTTCCAATTCTACGGCGGGGAATAAACCGAAATTGTCTTCGATGTCAACCACGAAAAGGCTATGATGCGCTTCATTCCGATCTGCCGAAGGAAAAAAGGACAAAAGGATAGGGGACGGGTAGGGAGGAATCAGGTGTGGTTGGTACCGCGATATGGATGATCCTGCAAAAAGTCCAACAGGATCAGATACTTTCATACTGCATATCCGCGATCTGCTGGTCATTCTTACGACAGTTGAATATCAGGAGTCAGGAGTCAGAAGTCAGAAGTCAGGAGTCAGAAGAAAGCGGATGGCTCCCATTTTTTGTAGCTTGCTCCTGCGACTTTCATCCAACGGGGCGCTGTAGGTCCGGGTTTCAAACCCGGCCTGCTGCATTGGGGATTCCGGCGAAAGCCGGAATCCCGTTTGATCAGGTGGTTGAGACGATGATATGCTCTGGCTTCCGCCGGGATGACGAATCTTTCCGAAGGCATCAGAATTTCTTGAGCTCTTCTTCATCAAACGGAATGAGCTCTTCCGGATGGATTTCTTTCTTGCCTTTCAGCGAAGTGGTTGCTGGAAGTCTCCGTTTGGAGCCCGGACTGGCAGGCAGCGCCTGCCTGGCGGTGCTGCGGCCTTTGGTTTTTCCGGATGAAGTCGGATGATGAGACGTTTGCTTATGCTGCTGTGCAGCCCCGGTGACCATG from Desulfatirhabdium butyrativorans DSM 18734 encodes the following:
- a CDS encoding mannosyltransferase family protein, with translation MLHAHEKQQILRNIGLVCIWLFVINGYALLGLNRLNLMPDRAFSWINPKTFRTPHHWDVIKLHAKWDSIWFLDVAKNGYYMRGENQFSNVVFFPMYPAAIRLVSYLTGGNLILAGWIVSSLFLAGSVALLTRLAQRFHPEIDPLWPTIFLLVFPTAFFLNAIYSEAMFLFFSIATFYFAFQKRFWAAALFAALASATRMAGVFLFFPLLVEFIQTQGWKALFSRSVLPLCLAPSGALAFFLYHYFRFGDFFLYLKVESWWGRDFSGDLDDLDKIVSYSGLTNWMIEWGYAIFGFAAALAVLWKFRRSYGIYMLISMAVAFASGGTFGIGRYCMVLFPTYLLAASIRSVPVKSAWILTSTLFLSLDTLLFINTYWAG